The Paenibacillus sp. MBLB1832 genome has a window encoding:
- a CDS encoding alpha-amylase family protein yields MSQAKYWQGTYVQVEGDFLRVGNDFIERKWTFESGRPVSISIIDKQRKEEWLKPIDKKAMFQFPWLAEEVNPASIVVSTVIDHDFGISRPYLQTNVDMHFESVDKVIRMIVKIYPDSSFIRHDFAVFPLVKPEITSSGSDKSHDFLALIHCHSQRTSVVTEPTFQLDDNNKGQGITKQDYYEHLELKDLHCRWEAVAFRDRTDTNNNLVGHDSGLLYINELHGMRGNVLVLKKTIGAYGLMVIKEGPTPLGALQEEGVDFQFRGLKLSVEGTGVGGEDLAHQEEISSYGATIGVYDGTPFGSYQLLHDYHRNLREYKAERDSFIMSNTWGDRSKDGAINEAFIMNELEVAAELGVQIVQIDDGWEKGVTLNSVHASAVGGLWSHYWSGRGDFWHVHPERFPQGLSPVIELAKKLQIMLGLWYSPDSSNDYANWEKDIATLIQLYEDYGVRAFKLDGIEIGSKIGETRLLNIMRQVVRATGGRVDFNLDATAQKRLGYFGQTQYGSIFLENRYTDWRNYYPHWTLRNLWMLAPYLPTSRLQMEFLHVNRNQHLYGDDPFAPAAGGQIYAFALVAFTNPLAWMELSNLDDKQVEVLSAVIHAIKPHHPNILAGHVLPLGQEPCGTSWTGFQSITTNKSGYLLIVREQNDDEFYSIKLWGMEDSQSNMHEGLAAPSLKLTEIVRMDEKDVVMVNTEQRSFELQPCPNGNYSFTRPNPFTFAIYRYEK; encoded by the coding sequence ATGTCGCAAGCAAAATATTGGCAGGGAACTTACGTCCAAGTTGAAGGTGACTTTCTACGAGTTGGAAATGATTTTATTGAAAGGAAGTGGACGTTTGAAAGTGGAAGGCCAGTGAGTATATCCATCATAGATAAGCAGAGAAAAGAGGAATGGCTCAAGCCGATTGATAAAAAGGCCATGTTTCAGTTCCCATGGCTTGCAGAAGAAGTAAACCCTGCGTCAATCGTTGTTTCTACCGTAATCGATCATGATTTTGGGATTTCAAGGCCTTATTTACAAACAAACGTGGATATGCACTTTGAATCAGTAGATAAAGTTATTCGAATGATCGTTAAGATATATCCGGACTCGTCATTCATACGCCATGACTTCGCTGTGTTTCCCTTGGTGAAACCAGAGATAACGAGTTCTGGGAGTGATAAATCCCATGATTTTCTAGCTCTGATCCATTGCCATAGTCAACGGACTTCCGTTGTGACAGAACCGACTTTTCAGTTGGATGATAACAATAAAGGGCAAGGTATAACCAAGCAAGATTACTATGAACATCTGGAGCTGAAGGATCTTCATTGCCGCTGGGAAGCGGTTGCTTTTCGAGATCGGACAGATACGAATAATAACCTGGTAGGCCATGATTCAGGCTTGCTCTATATCAACGAACTGCACGGGATGCGAGGAAATGTTCTTGTACTGAAGAAAACAATCGGTGCCTATGGATTAATGGTTATCAAAGAGGGGCCGACACCACTTGGCGCGCTGCAGGAAGAAGGGGTTGATTTCCAATTCCGTGGGTTGAAGCTGAGCGTAGAAGGAACGGGAGTAGGGGGTGAAGATCTTGCTCATCAGGAGGAGATATCTTCATATGGTGCAACAATAGGCGTTTATGACGGCACTCCATTCGGCAGCTATCAACTGCTTCATGATTATCACCGCAACCTGCGTGAATATAAGGCGGAGAGAGATAGCTTCATAATGAGCAATACATGGGGCGATCGGTCTAAGGATGGAGCTATCAATGAAGCATTTATCATGAATGAGTTGGAAGTGGCTGCCGAGCTTGGCGTACAGATCGTACAAATTGACGATGGCTGGGAAAAAGGGGTTACCTTAAATTCAGTCCATGCCTCCGCAGTAGGAGGACTTTGGAGTCATTATTGGAGTGGCAGGGGTGATTTCTGGCATGTGCATCCGGAACGTTTTCCGCAAGGTCTCTCACCGGTCATTGAACTTGCGAAGAAACTTCAAATTATGCTGGGATTGTGGTATTCACCTGACTCATCCAATGATTATGCGAACTGGGAAAAGGATATTGCAACTTTAATCCAGCTTTACGAGGATTACGGCGTTCGTGCTTTCAAGCTAGATGGGATAGAGATTGGCTCCAAAATTGGAGAAACGCGTCTGCTGAATATCATGCGTCAAGTCGTTCGAGCAACAGGTGGACGCGTTGACTTCAATCTTGATGCAACAGCACAAAAACGTTTAGGGTATTTCGGGCAAACGCAATATGGCAGCATTTTTCTTGAAAACCGTTACACGGATTGGCGAAATTACTACCCGCACTGGACGTTGCGAAATCTATGGATGCTTGCACCGTACCTCCCTACGTCGAGGCTGCAAATGGAGTTCTTACATGTAAATCGGAATCAACATCTGTATGGAGATGACCCTTTTGCACCAGCAGCTGGTGGACAAATCTATGCTTTTGCCCTGGTTGCATTTACGAACCCGCTAGCGTGGATGGAGTTGTCCAACTTAGATGACAAACAGGTAGAGGTTTTGTCTGCTGTCATACATGCGATTAAACCGCATCATCCTAACATACTGGCAGGTCATGTTCTTCCATTGGGTCAAGAGCCATGCGGAACAAGCTGGACAGGGTTTCAGAGTATAACGACCAATAAGAGTGGATATTTGCTGATCGTAAGAGAACAAAATGATGATGAATTCTATTCAATAAAACTTTGGGGGATGGAGGACAGTCAATCGAATATGCATGAAGGGCTTGCAGCTCCTTCTCTTAAGCTGACCGAGATTGTTCGAATGGATGAGAAGGATGTTGTTATGGTCAATACGGAACAACGATCGTTTGAACTCCAGCCTTGCCCAAATGGGAACTATTCCTTTACTCGTCCTAATCCATTCACATTCGCGATCTATCGCTATGAGAAATAA
- a CDS encoding carbohydrate ABC transporter permease — protein MYAHKKSKSDILFLSVVYSVLTVLSIGTLLPFFQILTLSMSPIDVVNSYGFHFIPTSFDFAGYRQVFHNQLIWISYGNTIMRTGLAILLTVTLTFLGAYPLSKKTLPHRTFWTGFIVLTMFFSGGLIPLYMLVKGLGLMNSMWSLILPGAVSTFLLLIVRNFVHEIPVALEESAKMDGANDIYILRKIILPLSMPVLATVALYTGVHHWNAWFDSMLYIQSEKKQVLQMILRKIVLDGDIAAAGTEMAQSAVNTQSMKLATLVVSIIPIICVYPFLQKYFVKGTLIGSIKG, from the coding sequence ATGTATGCACACAAAAAAAGCAAATCAGATATTCTCTTTCTAAGCGTGGTTTATTCCGTATTAACTGTACTATCCATAGGTACGCTTCTTCCTTTTTTTCAAATCCTAACGTTATCCATGAGTCCAATAGATGTCGTGAATAGCTACGGGTTTCACTTTATTCCTACCTCTTTCGATTTCGCTGGCTACAGACAAGTGTTTCATAACCAATTAATATGGATTTCCTATGGCAATACCATCATGCGAACCGGGCTGGCGATTCTACTTACCGTTACTTTAACCTTTCTTGGAGCCTATCCGTTATCCAAAAAAACATTGCCACATAGGACCTTTTGGACGGGCTTCATTGTTCTTACCATGTTCTTCTCTGGCGGGCTAATACCGTTGTATATGCTAGTGAAGGGCTTGGGGCTAATGAACAGCATGTGGTCGCTGATTTTGCCAGGGGCTGTGAGCACGTTTCTGTTACTCATTGTCAGGAACTTCGTCCACGAGATTCCTGTGGCACTGGAGGAGTCGGCCAAGATGGATGGCGCTAATGATATTTATATTTTAAGAAAAATTATACTGCCCTTATCCATGCCCGTCTTGGCAACAGTTGCCTTATATACCGGCGTGCATCATTGGAATGCTTGGTTCGATAGCATGCTTTATATTCAATCGGAGAAGAAGCAAGTTCTTCAGATGATTTTACGCAAAATTGTGCTCGATGGTGACATCGCTGCTGCCGGTACTGAGATGGCGCAAAGCGCAGTGAATACCCAATCTATGAAACTAGCAACGCTTGTTGTTTCCATTATCCCCATTATTTGCGTCTATCCTTTCCTGCAAAAATATTTCGTGAAGGGCACGCTGATCGGTTCCATTAAAGGGTAG
- a CDS encoding DUF402 domain-containing protein has protein sequence MQPDRIHLASVTDKLAECGIPYTLGGSGLLLSLGLIETVNDWDVMVETPQEDVLDALQHYEVEQLACGDFPFGTAYKLLVTHPQGPQVEIIGRLSVYSDKGLCHLPSVPYSVWNGIQVGSPEVWYVAYALMNRREKAEILLAYLKEYGVHHGIIQRMMKEPLPDVIMEELRAFNQITIQALKYGNIPHYAWNTSILEKTDSHIFVLSESGRQLHHFTKDRVFTMPHWTIEFFSFESWFTVSAEVVEGEIVQYYCNINQPAQMKGNTVSFVDLDLDYFHKNGVWTVLDEEEFQSNAIKFAYPEELIQRAEQELIALKQRVSRKEFPFDGAIEKWIHFIPFLILPQRPLHPAP, from the coding sequence ATGCAGCCAGATAGGATTCATTTAGCTAGTGTTACAGATAAATTGGCGGAGTGCGGCATCCCCTACACCTTAGGGGGAAGCGGGCTGCTGCTTAGCCTCGGATTAATAGAAACTGTAAATGACTGGGACGTCATGGTAGAAACGCCGCAAGAAGACGTATTGGACGCGTTACAGCATTATGAGGTCGAGCAATTAGCGTGCGGGGATTTTCCTTTTGGAACCGCGTATAAGCTGCTCGTGACCCATCCTCAAGGACCACAAGTTGAGATCATTGGGCGTCTGTCGGTCTATTCGGATAAGGGGCTTTGCCACTTGCCTTCCGTGCCGTATTCGGTTTGGAACGGCATCCAAGTGGGCAGCCCGGAAGTTTGGTATGTGGCTTATGCGCTCATGAATCGCAGGGAAAAAGCGGAAATACTGCTTGCCTATTTGAAGGAATATGGCGTCCATCATGGAATCATTCAAAGGATGATGAAAGAACCGCTTCCAGATGTGATTATGGAGGAACTGAGGGCTTTTAATCAGATCACGATTCAAGCGTTAAAGTACGGGAATATTCCCCATTACGCGTGGAACACCAGTATTTTGGAGAAGACGGATTCGCATATTTTTGTGTTAAGTGAAAGCGGGAGGCAGTTGCATCATTTTACGAAAGATCGCGTGTTTACGATGCCCCATTGGACGATCGAATTCTTCTCATTTGAGTCCTGGTTTACAGTTAGCGCGGAAGTCGTGGAAGGTGAAATCGTGCAGTATTACTGCAACATTAACCAGCCTGCGCAAATGAAGGGCAACACGGTTTCTTTCGTCGATTTGGATCTGGATTACTTTCATAAAAATGGCGTTTGGACCGTTTTGGATGAAGAGGAATTTCAGAGCAATGCAATCAAATTCGCCTATCCAGAGGAGCTAATCCAACGAGCCGAGCAGGAGTTAATCGCTTTAAAGCAAAGAGTTAGCCGCAAAGAGTTTCCTTTTGATGGAGCAATCGAGAAGTGGATTCACTTTATTCCTTTCCTTATACTTCCGCAACGCCCGCTCCACCCAGCCCCCTAG
- a CDS encoding helix-turn-helix transcriptional regulator: MNTSYGFRYTTQSSEHLYQIISIGHSLVRDESYVWNGLKRSGGGLIFQYTLKGTGKLRIEKDTYAVPQGHGFLLHIPGDHEYAFDASVANEWEFLWIRIDGIENDWLSKEVIRQRGALLKIDHDSTPLQLLWTLYEDSANNQLGDRYEVSLRIYEWLLSLQRYIRSGGTYLRNEIPDSYKELAQFMDLHYSDDLSLEQLADRSNMNKFHLCKMFPRYYQVTPMDYLRNRRIEKSTELLRNPHLKITEIAARCGYSNVSYFGKVFHKVVGVSPSAFREAQVGQEEEVIRVLE, encoded by the coding sequence GTGAATACTTCCTATGGTTTTAGGTACACCACTCAATCATCTGAACACTTATATCAAATTATTTCCATCGGTCATAGCCTTGTACGTGACGAATCTTATGTTTGGAATGGGTTAAAGCGTTCTGGAGGAGGGTTGATTTTTCAGTATACCTTAAAAGGAACTGGGAAATTACGGATCGAAAAGGATACCTATGCGGTCCCACAGGGCCATGGTTTCCTGCTACATATTCCAGGAGATCACGAATATGCATTCGATGCTTCGGTTGCAAATGAATGGGAATTTTTGTGGATAAGAATCGATGGCATAGAGAACGATTGGCTAAGCAAAGAAGTCATTCGACAACGAGGAGCACTTCTTAAAATTGATCACGATTCAACACCGCTACAATTACTGTGGACATTATATGAGGATTCGGCCAATAACCAATTAGGAGATCGCTATGAGGTATCTCTCCGCATTTATGAATGGTTGCTTTCCCTTCAGCGCTATATACGCAGCGGAGGAACTTATTTGCGAAATGAGATACCCGACAGCTATAAGGAATTGGCGCAATTTATGGATCTCCACTACTCGGATGATCTCTCATTGGAACAATTGGCCGATCGATCGAATATGAACAAATTTCACCTTTGCAAAATGTTCCCCCGCTACTACCAAGTGACACCCATGGATTATCTAAGAAACAGAAGAATAGAAAAATCAACGGAATTACTTCGTAATCCTCATTTAAAAATAACGGAAATCGCTGCACGCTGTGGTTACTCGAATGTCAGTTACTTCGGTAAAGTTTTCCATAAAGTGGTTGGTGTTTCCCCATCGGCATTTCGCGAGGCACAAGTTGGTCAAGAAGAGGAGGTTATTCGAGTGTTGGAATAA
- a CDS encoding copper amine oxidase N-terminal domain-containing protein, whose protein sequence is MKPMIKTLATAALGLTLIFPAMASAHTYSIKSGASDLRITIESLLGEHAELAVIAMQKGIDGAADFNDVAAALLANGDDLSAAIGSVYGADAAKAFKGLWSTHIGFFVDYVTATAKNDTAGRKSALDKLDKYGPDFGAFLESANPNLKAADVAEGLKAHVSQLIEAFDDYVNKDYAGAYKAEREAYSHMIHFGHVLADAIVKQYPDKFTNQGASVASVDLRSALDGLLSEHGGLAVLAMQKGINGAPDFDAAAGALLANSDDLTAAIISVYGADAGKAFKGLWNTHISFFVDYVKATAAKDEVKRQEALDKLNQYGTDFGAFLELANPNNFKTADIAGALKPHVAQLISAFDSYVGKNYKQTYASTREAYAHMAHTGDYLATGIVAQFQDKFHDPKAPSMTNTMKIWLKIGSSTITIDDKSMMMDTAPFMWEGSTYVPLRFLAEGIGAKVTWDQATQTAWVKAGNDTLTFWIGKNEMEVNGMKKEIGAPVVLKDGRTQVPLRFITELLGWDVTWNEADWSITLNKAMTMSIDMDMGTHMH, encoded by the coding sequence ATGAAACCTATGATCAAAACATTAGCTACAGCTGCACTCGGATTGACACTTATTTTCCCGGCAATGGCAAGCGCACATACGTATTCGATCAAAAGCGGAGCTTCTGACCTGCGAATTACAATAGAAAGCCTGCTAGGTGAACATGCTGAACTTGCAGTCATCGCTATGCAAAAAGGGATTGACGGCGCTGCCGATTTCAACGATGTTGCTGCCGCTTTACTTGCTAATGGTGACGACTTGTCCGCAGCGATTGGTTCTGTCTATGGCGCAGATGCAGCCAAGGCCTTCAAAGGACTTTGGAGCACACACATTGGATTCTTCGTAGACTATGTAACCGCAACGGCCAAGAATGATACCGCTGGACGGAAATCTGCACTAGATAAATTAGATAAATACGGCCCTGACTTTGGCGCTTTCCTGGAAAGTGCCAATCCGAATCTGAAGGCTGCCGATGTCGCTGAGGGACTAAAAGCTCACGTTAGTCAATTAATTGAGGCTTTTGATGACTACGTTAACAAAGATTATGCGGGTGCTTACAAGGCTGAACGTGAGGCCTATTCCCACATGATACATTTTGGCCACGTGTTGGCTGATGCTATTGTAAAGCAATATCCTGATAAATTCACTAATCAAGGGGCTTCTGTTGCTTCGGTTGATCTGCGATCTGCACTGGATGGACTGTTAAGTGAGCATGGCGGTCTAGCTGTTCTAGCGATGCAAAAGGGGATTAACGGTGCCCCTGATTTTGATGCTGCGGCCGGTGCTTTACTAGCAAATAGCGATGACCTAACAGCTGCAATTATTTCTGTGTATGGCGCAGATGCAGGAAAAGCTTTTAAAGGACTATGGAATACACACATTAGTTTCTTCGTAGATTACGTGAAGGCAACCGCTGCGAAAGACGAAGTCAAACGGCAGGAGGCCCTAGATAAGCTCAATCAATACGGAACGGATTTCGGAGCTTTCTTAGAATTAGCTAATCCAAATAACTTCAAAACCGCCGATATTGCAGGAGCATTGAAGCCGCATGTTGCACAGTTAATCAGTGCTTTTGACAGCTACGTAGGTAAAAATTACAAGCAAACTTATGCCAGCACACGTGAAGCTTACGCTCATATGGCGCATACCGGTGATTACTTAGCAACTGGGATCGTGGCTCAATTTCAAGACAAATTCCATGACCCTAAGGCACCTAGCATGACCAATACGATGAAGATCTGGCTAAAAATCGGAAGCAGCACCATCACAATCGATGATAAATCCATGATGATGGATACCGCTCCTTTCATGTGGGAAGGCAGCACATATGTCCCTCTTCGTTTCTTAGCAGAAGGCATCGGCGCGAAAGTCACGTGGGATCAAGCTACCCAAACCGCATGGGTGAAAGCTGGAAATGATACATTAACGTTCTGGATCGGCAAAAACGAAATGGAAGTAAACGGTATGAAAAAAGAAATCGGAGCTCCCGTCGTTCTTAAAGACGGCCGTACACAAGTTCCGCTGCGTTTCATTACGGAATTGCTGGGCTGGGATGTTACGTGGAATGAAGCGGATTGGTCCATTACTTTAAACAAAGCTATGACGATGAGCATCGATATGGATATGGGAACTCATATGCATTGA
- a CDS encoding extracellular solute-binding protein, whose translation MSRKIVKAASIILSSAMLAGLLAACSKNEEASLTTAPATPAGSTTPQGPVQLDWLAYNSFGQMDPDTKIEKYVSEKFNAKFNVWFIDTNKWVDTMNVKLAAGEMPDVMLIKPDFNTVSKYVANGVLAPISEDTIRKNAPNYAKLIDKYNLWNTVKVDGKIYGLPSVNINGDYPTVLIWRQDWLKNVGITKTPETLQEFEDALTKIRNNDPDKNGKKDTYGLSDYALPAILGAFGYPGISDFKNAGKGIVNLDYIQKEGKITFAAIQPEMKEALKLLNKWYKAELIDPEFITSENTGGYWADSNALLNNRIALTGKGMFYHWRDKLNPDVPTDKGGGQFQNFQKSQPNGEIAFGKPPVGPNGKSGTIQWGVNSTPIGITTKAAKDPRKVETILKMAEASITDYSYFKNTFRGVEGEEWKEEGGKFVNLNNKTAAENAKKGIAVFHMIESPDWNKKIDAYNYQFGDSVKTTGYVPFLAPTVDSFTKYAVNLTKLTDEVYLKIILGEASPDSFDDFVKKFKANGGDEIEKDVNAAYNKNIGK comes from the coding sequence ATGTCCAGAAAAATCGTTAAAGCGGCAAGTATTATCCTATCCAGTGCTATGCTTGCGGGATTGCTTGCAGCATGCTCGAAGAACGAGGAAGCAAGCTTGACAACGGCACCAGCTACACCAGCAGGAAGTACCACGCCTCAAGGGCCCGTACAATTGGATTGGTTAGCGTATAATTCATTCGGTCAAATGGACCCAGACACCAAGATAGAGAAATATGTGTCGGAGAAGTTCAATGCGAAATTTAACGTTTGGTTTATTGATACGAATAAATGGGTAGACACGATGAACGTTAAGCTCGCTGCGGGCGAGATGCCGGATGTTATGCTGATTAAGCCGGATTTTAATACGGTGTCTAAATATGTGGCCAATGGTGTATTAGCACCCATATCGGAAGATACCATTCGCAAAAACGCTCCGAATTATGCGAAATTGATTGATAAATATAACCTGTGGAACACCGTGAAAGTGGACGGCAAAATATATGGGCTGCCCAGCGTCAATATTAATGGGGACTATCCAACAGTACTCATCTGGCGACAGGATTGGTTAAAGAATGTAGGAATTACCAAAACGCCTGAAACCTTGCAGGAATTTGAAGACGCGCTAACCAAAATTCGCAATAATGATCCGGATAAGAACGGCAAGAAGGATACGTACGGTTTATCCGATTATGCGCTGCCAGCGATTCTAGGTGCATTTGGTTATCCGGGGATATCTGATTTCAAAAATGCAGGCAAAGGCATCGTCAATCTGGATTATATTCAGAAGGAAGGCAAGATTACGTTTGCAGCGATTCAACCTGAGATGAAAGAGGCACTAAAGCTATTAAATAAATGGTATAAAGCAGAATTAATCGATCCGGAATTTATTACTTCTGAAAATACGGGCGGCTACTGGGCCGATTCTAATGCCTTGCTGAACAATCGGATTGCCTTAACAGGCAAAGGCATGTTCTACCACTGGCGAGATAAGCTGAACCCAGACGTTCCAACGGATAAGGGGGGAGGTCAATTTCAAAATTTCCAGAAATCGCAGCCTAATGGTGAAATTGCTTTCGGGAAGCCGCCAGTCGGACCTAACGGCAAATCAGGCACGATTCAATGGGGCGTGAATTCAACGCCGATCGGGATTACAACGAAAGCGGCGAAGGACCCGCGCAAAGTAGAAACTATTTTGAAAATGGCTGAAGCCTCTATTACGGACTATTCCTACTTCAAAAACACATTTAGAGGTGTTGAAGGTGAGGAATGGAAGGAAGAAGGCGGGAAATTCGTTAACCTGAATAATAAGACAGCTGCTGAGAACGCCAAAAAAGGGATTGCTGTCTTCCACATGATAGAATCTCCGGATTGGAACAAAAAAATTGATGCGTATAATTATCAATTCGGTGATAGCGTGAAAACGACCGGATATGTGCCGTTCTTAGCACCAACGGTAGATTCATTTACGAAATATGCCGTCAATTTAACGAAACTAACGGATGAAGTCTATTTGAAAATTATTCTTGGTGAAGCTAGTCCAGATAGTTTTGATGATTTCGTTAAAAAGTTTAAAGCCAATGGCGGCGACGAAATTGAGAAGGATGTAAATGCGGCATACAACAAAAATATTGGTAAATAA
- a CDS encoding ABC transporter permease, protein MTYTAASTKKDVGTKGKISRRYLLKRYVDHKYFFLMLSPVLLYYIIFHYAPIYGVIIAFKDYKIVKGISGSAWVGWDNFKELYTGLYFLPVLKNTLIINFYKLLFGFPAPILLALMINEVSRPLFKKTVQTITYLPYFLSWIVLSGIIIEFLSPSRGPINIILTMLDFKPIFFMASVDWFRSILVSTEIWKTVGFNAIIYLAAMAGINQEMYDAADVDGISRVKKIWYITLPSIGPVIVILLILTSGQIINDDFDQIYNMLNAKVSSVGDVIGTYTYTEGIQKMNYSYAAAVGLFKNVIALIVVLIANFIAKRWSDETIF, encoded by the coding sequence ATGACCTATACAGCAGCTAGTACGAAAAAAGACGTGGGCACGAAAGGGAAAATATCTAGAAGATATCTTTTAAAAAGATACGTGGATCACAAATATTTCTTCCTTATGCTTTCACCCGTGTTGCTTTATTACATTATTTTTCACTATGCACCGATCTACGGTGTCATCATTGCCTTTAAGGACTACAAAATAGTGAAAGGCATATCGGGAAGTGCCTGGGTAGGATGGGATAACTTCAAAGAACTATATACTGGTCTATACTTCCTGCCTGTATTAAAGAATACCTTGATCATCAACTTCTATAAATTACTTTTCGGATTTCCAGCACCGATCCTGCTCGCGCTGATGATTAATGAAGTAAGCAGACCTTTGTTTAAGAAAACGGTACAAACCATCACCTACCTTCCTTATTTTCTTTCCTGGATCGTGCTTTCAGGCATCATTATTGAATTCTTGTCCCCTAGCCGCGGCCCAATTAACATTATTCTAACGATGCTCGATTTCAAGCCGATTTTCTTTATGGCTAGCGTCGATTGGTTTCGTTCCATTCTCGTGAGTACGGAAATTTGGAAGACGGTTGGGTTTAACGCCATTATTTATTTGGCGGCAATGGCGGGGATTAATCAGGAGATGTACGACGCCGCAGATGTGGATGGGATCAGCAGGGTGAAGAAAATTTGGTATATCACCTTACCGTCCATCGGCCCAGTTATTGTGATCCTGCTCATTCTGACTTCGGGGCAGATCATTAATGATGATTTCGATCAAATCTATAACATGCTGAATGCAAAGGTAAGCAGTGTCGGAGACGTTATTGGTACCTACACCTACACGGAAGGTATTCAAAAAATGAATTACAGCTATGCAGCGGCGGTTGGATTATTCAAGAATGTGATTGCGCTTATTGTCGTTTTAATAGCAAACTTCATCGCCAAACGATGGAGTGATGAAACAATCTTCTAA